The proteins below come from a single Natranaerofaba carboxydovora genomic window:
- a CDS encoding acetate--CoA ligase family protein — translation MEKFFYPKSIVIIGLSSKSSNIPRLTLENLLRWGYRGRIFGVNPRVDDKHVNGVKMYKRLEDLPEVPDLAYCMVSAKFVPSIVEHCGNFGIKRMAIPSGGFSEFGEEGESLANKTVEIAKKYGIRFVGPNGVTVANTKSGLCLPFVSLHKPPEGKMSIVSQSGAVALTMLNYLEDEKIGLAKFASIGNKLDLDEVDFVEYLGDDPNTEIICLYLESVDRGRDFINVVKDIDKPIIVYKSNTTSAGEKAAMSHTAAVSNNEDIINSAFEEAGVIRIDNFLDFVEVTKAFHLPPMKGRRIMAMSPAGGFTVSAADMCEEIGFEFADMGDDFYEQLKKYSSANIINFSNPLDMGNIYDTDTITNVFHTVMHSDQVDGAIYVTQRPDMPEGESVFHDMFLTDFSKEIKGNMLSSNKPFGLCLFGPDKMISKAKNISDFPIFNSPDGMINALKKQQKFYEQKEKLLEDTKNELEFPPGIDHNAAQNWMDGKKGDLGEEVLELLSSYDIPVAESKIAKSKNEAIDYARELGFPVAMKLVSPDVLHKSDAGGVMLNINRPEEVEKSFDTIRENLIKYDKSAGFSGVRIQQMATEGYEMFVGGRQDPSFGPVVSFGMGGIYIEVFRDVASLLCPAKEESIRKHLERLNAYEILEGARGKTPGDIYSFVDMIKRVSILLYKFPNIIELDLNPVMVRENSILTIDARVRIE, via the coding sequence ATGGAAAAGTTTTTTTATCCTAAGTCAATAGTTATCATTGGATTATCTTCTAAATCATCTAATATACCAAGACTTACCCTTGAAAATTTGCTTAGGTGGGGATATAGAGGACGTATATTTGGAGTTAATCCAAGGGTTGATGATAAACACGTTAATGGAGTAAAGATGTACAAAAGGTTAGAAGATCTGCCAGAAGTACCGGATTTGGCTTACTGCATGGTTTCGGCTAAGTTTGTACCAAGTATCGTAGAGCACTGTGGCAATTTTGGGATAAAAAGAATGGCAATCCCTTCAGGAGGGTTCTCTGAATTTGGTGAAGAAGGTGAAAGTCTAGCTAATAAAACTGTTGAAATAGCAAAAAAATACGGTATACGCTTTGTAGGTCCGAACGGTGTAACGGTAGCAAATACAAAAAGTGGATTATGTCTTCCTTTTGTGTCATTACATAAGCCACCTGAAGGAAAGATGTCCATTGTATCTCAAAGCGGAGCTGTTGCACTTACAATGCTAAATTACCTTGAAGACGAAAAAATTGGTCTTGCTAAATTTGCAAGTATTGGAAACAAACTTGATCTAGATGAGGTAGATTTTGTCGAGTATCTAGGTGATGACCCTAACACTGAGATAATATGTTTATACCTTGAAAGTGTTGATAGAGGAAGAGATTTTATTAATGTTGTAAAAGACATAGACAAACCTATTATAGTTTATAAATCTAATACTACTTCTGCAGGAGAAAAAGCAGCCATGAGTCATACTGCTGCAGTAAGTAATAATGAAGATATTATAAACTCTGCCTTTGAAGAAGCTGGAGTTATTAGGATAGATAATTTTTTAGATTTTGTAGAGGTAACAAAAGCCTTTCATCTTCCTCCAATGAAGGGAAGACGAATTATGGCAATGAGTCCAGCAGGAGGATTTACTGTTTCAGCAGCAGATATGTGCGAAGAGATAGGTTTTGAATTTGCAGATATGGGGGATGACTTTTACGAACAGCTTAAAAAATACAGCAGTGCTAATATAATTAATTTTTCCAACCCTCTTGATATGGGTAATATATATGATACAGATACTATAACCAATGTTTTTCACACTGTAATGCATTCTGATCAAGTTGATGGAGCGATATATGTGACGCAGAGGCCAGATATGCCAGAGGGTGAGAGTGTATTTCATGATATGTTTTTAACTGACTTTTCAAAAGAAATCAAAGGAAACATGCTTTCCTCCAATAAACCTTTTGGCTTATGTTTATTTGGTCCGGATAAAATGATTTCTAAAGCTAAAAATATATCTGATTTCCCTATTTTTAATAGTCCTGATGGCATGATTAATGCTCTAAAAAAACAGCAAAAATTTTATGAACAAAAAGAAAAGCTACTAGAAGATACAAAAAATGAGTTGGAATTTCCTCCAGGAATAGATCACAATGCCGCCCAAAATTGGATGGATGGTAAAAAAGGAGATCTTGGAGAAGAAGTTCTTGAACTTTTATCGAGTTATGATATTCCCGTTGCAGAATCAAAAATTGCTAAAAGCAAAAATGAAGCTATAGATTATGCTAGAGAACTTGGTTTTCCTGTTGCAATGAAATTGGTTTCGCCTGATGTATTACATAAGTCAGATGCTGGTGGAGTTATGCTAAATATTAATAGGCCAGAAGAAGTAGAAAAAAGCTTTGATACAATTAGAGAAAATTTAATAAAGTATGATAAATCAGCTGGGTTTAGTGGGGTAAGAATTCAACAAATGGCAACCGAGGGGTATGAGATGTTTGTAGGAGGGAGACAAGATCCATCCTTTGGTCCGGTAGTTTCCTTTGGGATGGGAGGGATCTATATAGAGGTGTTTAGGGATGTAGCAAGTCTTTTATGTCCTGCCAAAGAAGAGAGCATACGAAAACATCTTGAACGTCTAAATGCATATGAAATTTTAGAAGGTGCTAGGGGGAAAACCCCTGGGGACATCTATTCTTTTGTAGATATGATAAAAAGAGTTTCTATATTACTTTACAAATTTCCTAACATAATAGAACTTGATTTAAACCCGGTTATGGTTAGAGAAAACAGTATTTTAACCATTGATGCAAGGGTAAGGATAGAATAA
- a CDS encoding 4Fe-4S dicluster domain-containing protein encodes MYKLYFIILGFISYYFINKLKGTHKNEIRPPGALPEDEFLAICARCGKCALACPYNSIEIASADKGLSVGTPTIIPQKQPCRLCNNFDCTKVCPTDALRPVKDKKQVKMGVAKTDRSKCNAWAGDECRVCYLSCKVEDAIELENYRRPVINEDECVGCGICEYVCVNKEPAVKIKP; translated from the coding sequence ATGTACAAATTATACTTCATTATCTTAGGATTTATAAGCTATTATTTTATCAATAAATTAAAAGGTACACATAAAAATGAAATACGGCCGCCAGGGGCGTTGCCGGAAGATGAGTTTTTGGCTATATGTGCTAGATGCGGAAAATGTGCACTAGCATGTCCTTATAATAGTATTGAAATTGCATCTGCAGATAAGGGGTTATCCGTTGGTACCCCTACTATTATTCCTCAAAAGCAGCCATGCAGGTTATGTAATAACTTTGATTGTACTAAAGTATGTCCTACTGATGCACTTAGACCTGTTAAAGATAAAAAACAAGTTAAAATGGGCGTTGCAAAAACTGACCGCAGTAAATGCAATGCCTGGGCAGGAGATGAATGTAGGGTATGCTATCTTTCATGTAAAGTAGAGGATGCAATAGAATTAGAGAATTATAGAAGACCTGTAATAAATGAAGATGAATGTGTGGGCTGTGGTATTTGTGAATATGTTTGTGTTAATAAGGAGCCAGCAGTAAAAATTAAACCGTGA
- a CDS encoding ABC transporter ATP-binding protein: MTRNVLEAQINYFYYPGTKTPALENINLDIKKGEIVVITGGGASGKTTLAYCLCGAIPNFVEGDYNGSVSLKDKGLDDKDISSISLPKLAKDIGLVLEDPQNQLFHLSVEEDVAFGPGNLMLPKDEIKNRVEKALSSVGLENYRHRNPETLSGGEAQRVVLASILALNQDILILDLPAGELDPLGRKQIYQNLKKLCHQENKTMIMIEDRFDEVIDFASRYIVLKNGNIVIDQDADYFWADENLDKLNSLGIRIPSNIGTRTDELRDKTNYKTDNTDDLNDNKNKIKAFEPIIKIQNLSHYYPSGECGIKDVNLDIGRKEFISLIGKNGAGKTTLAKHIVKLLTPTEGTVILDNKPLEEYRRLQLANKIGYMFQNPEWQIFKNTVFEQIEYSLEIQGVSNEERKIKVNKLLQNLGIENVAELHPYRLSKGNIQLLGIASALINDPDVIIMDEPCNGVDYNTTLKIMNLLRKLSNKDRSVILITHDIEMALKYSDRIIMLDDSKVIFDDSPLEFTSEFTTNPQILETEAH; encoded by the coding sequence ATGACAAGGAATGTTTTAGAAGCACAAATAAACTATTTTTATTATCCTGGAACAAAAACTCCTGCTTTAGAAAATATCAATTTAGATATCAAAAAGGGAGAAATTGTAGTTATAACCGGAGGTGGTGCTTCTGGTAAGACCACTCTTGCTTACTGTCTTTGTGGAGCTATTCCGAATTTTGTGGAAGGAGATTACAACGGCAGCGTTTCCCTAAAAGACAAAGGATTAGATGACAAAGATATTTCATCTATATCACTTCCAAAGTTAGCTAAAGATATTGGTCTTGTTCTAGAGGATCCTCAAAATCAACTTTTTCATTTGAGCGTGGAAGAAGATGTTGCCTTTGGACCGGGAAATCTAATGCTGCCAAAAGACGAAATAAAAAATAGAGTAGAAAAAGCTTTGTCATCTGTTGGTTTAGAAAATTATCGTCATAGAAACCCAGAAACTCTCTCTGGAGGAGAAGCACAAAGGGTTGTCCTTGCAAGTATTCTTGCCCTTAATCAGGATATTTTAATTTTGGATCTACCTGCTGGGGAGCTTGATCCGTTAGGCAGAAAGCAAATCTATCAAAACCTAAAAAAGCTATGCCATCAGGAAAATAAAACAATGATAATGATCGAAGATAGGTTTGATGAGGTGATTGATTTTGCCAGCAGATATATTGTACTAAAAAACGGCAACATAGTGATCGATCAGGACGCTGATTATTTCTGGGCTGATGAAAATCTTGATAAGCTAAACAGTTTAGGAATCAGGATACCATCTAACATAGGCACAAGAACCGATGAGTTAAGGGACAAGACAAATTATAAGACAGATAACACAGATGATTTAAATGACAATAAAAATAAAATAAAAGCTTTTGAACCTATAATCAAGATACAAAACTTAAGCCATTATTATCCCAGTGGTGAATGTGGAATTAAAGATGTGAATTTGGATATTGGAAGAAAAGAGTTTATCTCTTTGATTGGTAAAAACGGCGCTGGTAAAACTACTCTAGCTAAGCATATAGTTAAACTATTAACCCCGACAGAAGGAACAGTGATATTAGATAATAAACCTTTAGAGGAATATAGAAGATTGCAACTAGCAAATAAAATTGGTTATATGTTTCAAAATCCAGAGTGGCAGATATTCAAAAATACTGTATTTGAACAGATTGAATACAGCCTAGAGATACAGGGGGTTTCTAATGAAGAACGAAAAATCAAAGTAAATAAACTGCTTCAAAATCTAGGCATAGAAAACGTAGCCGAGCTGCATCCATATAGGCTCTCTAAGGGAAATATACAACTACTTGGAATAGCATCTGCATTAATTAATGATCCAGATGTCATTATTATGGATGAACCCTGTAATGGTGTTGACTATAATACAACATTAAAAATAATGAACTTATTAAGAAAGCTCTCTAATAAAGACAGATCAGTAATATTAATAACTCACGATATAGAGATGGCTTTGAAATATTCAGATAGGATAATTATGTTAGACGATAGCAAGGTAATTTTTGATGACTCGCCGCTAGAATTTACTTCTGAATTTACTACAAATCCACAAATCCTTGAAACGGAGGCTCATTGA
- a CDS encoding MBL fold metallo-hydrolase, with product MARLEISSCEGVTCAKTTIRVFGNSMDVYIYYFDGLLIDTGPVRASGLFLDFFDSKDIKKVILTHYHEDHSGNAFLLKRFGLDIHANSSSIKLLEKRPSLPLYRRVFWGVRPGIKAVELPDTFSISGNKVNVIDTPCHSRDHVCFFVPDKGVMFTGDVFISTKTKLFYKQENYYQLMRDIKKLLEYDFDTLFCSHAGAVPNGKKMLRDKLEFLEEEKEKILELRRKGLSIKKIDKALHYKDTKFISLVSNFEMSSRNMVKSVIEDE from the coding sequence TTGGCAAGGTTAGAGATATCTTCATGTGAAGGAGTTACATGTGCCAAAACTACTATAAGAGTCTTTGGTAATTCTATGGATGTATATATTTATTACTTTGATGGATTATTGATTGATACTGGCCCGGTTCGTGCATCCGGGCTTTTTTTGGACTTTTTTGATAGCAAAGATATCAAAAAGGTTATCCTGACCCACTACCATGAAGATCACAGTGGTAATGCATTCTTACTTAAAAGATTTGGGCTTGATATCCATGCAAATTCAAGCTCCATAAAGCTTTTGGAGAAAAGACCATCTTTACCACTATATAGAAGAGTGTTTTGGGGGGTAAGACCTGGTATTAAAGCCGTAGAACTCCCCGACACTTTCAGCATTTCTGGAAACAAAGTAAATGTGATTGATACTCCATGTCACTCAAGGGACCATGTCTGCTTTTTTGTCCCTGACAAAGGCGTGATGTTTACAGGTGATGTATTTATTTCTACTAAAACTAAACTTTTTTATAAGCAGGAAAATTACTATCAACTAATGAGAGATATAAAAAAGTTATTAGAATATGATTTTGACACGTTATTTTGTAGTCATGCCGGAGCTGTACCAAATGGCAAAAAAATGCTGAGAGATAAATTAGAATTTTTAGAAGAAGAAAAAGAAAAAATATTAGAGTTAAGAAGAAAAGGCTTAAGCATCAAAAAGATTGACAAAGCCCTGCACTATAAGGACACAAAATTTATTTCTTTAGTTTCTAACTTTGAGATGTCTTCAAGGAATATGGTTAAGTCTGTAATAGAAGATGAATAG
- a CDS encoding molybdopterin oxidoreductase family protein: MFYLTRRQLLKATAAGAALAALGGGCGTEETDEEEVKDPEEEEGKTWHKTVCRYCGVGCGAMVGVKEGKVTEVKADEDNPVNKGQFCVKAYFLADILYTDNRLKTPMIRKNGELEEASWDEALDLIAEKFTEIKDNYGPDALSFYGSGQCSADESYVYNKLFKGFIGTNNVEGNPRTCMASAVAGYVTTFGSDEPMGSYDDIEDADVFFLIGSNAPEAHPVLWAKMLERRSDDPDVELIVADPRETRATNAADEKIIFKPGTDLALLNSIANVIVEEGLTDDEFIENHVNFEEDDEERSFDDFVQFLKDYSPEDVEEIVGIDAEKIKELARKLADPDKDMMSMWCMGINQRIRGVWANNLIHNIHLITGKICRPGSTPFSLTGQPSACGSVREVGALSHMLPAHRVVENPDHREEIAKIWGCDTDDIQDAPGKPLMDMFQATVDEEIKGMWVMCTNPGHSLPNVNHYREGMKKAFLVVSEGYHPTRTSELADVLLPAAVWCEKEGVYGNAERRTQHMEKAIEPPEGVKPDVWALLEVAKRLGYEENFNYESLDEIWDEYRETTLDTGMDVAPLDRYREERGLRWPVPDPDGPETVRRFVAPEDPYVDEEDEIKFYSQPDGRAKVFLRPHKGPAEEPTEDYPFYLTTGRLLEQWHTMTMTGQVPDLIKIDEVQRDGIEWFVEMNPEDAEELGLENGEKVKIESERGEITSRIKLDGRGKPQKGLLYMNFHDDDRDRLVNIVVNDAVDQASQQPEYKISAVNIKKA; this comes from the coding sequence TTGTTTTATTTAACAAGACGCCAATTATTAAAAGCTACTGCTGCAGGTGCTGCACTTGCTGCTTTAGGAGGGGGATGTGGTACAGAAGAAACAGATGAAGAGGAGGTAAAAGATCCAGAAGAAGAAGAGGGGAAGACATGGCACAAAACAGTATGTAGATACTGTGGTGTTGGTTGTGGTGCCATGGTAGGAGTAAAAGAAGGTAAAGTAACAGAAGTTAAAGCTGATGAGGACAACCCAGTCAATAAAGGACAGTTCTGTGTTAAAGCTTACTTTTTAGCAGATATACTGTATACAGATAATCGTCTAAAAACTCCTATGATCAGGAAAAATGGAGAATTAGAAGAAGCAAGCTGGGATGAAGCTCTAGATTTGATTGCCGAAAAATTTACCGAAATAAAAGACAATTATGGCCCAGATGCTCTTTCATTCTATGGTTCTGGTCAATGCAGTGCAGATGAGTCTTATGTTTATAACAAGCTTTTTAAAGGTTTTATAGGGACTAATAACGTGGAAGGAAATCCTAGAACTTGTATGGCAAGTGCCGTTGCAGGCTATGTAACTACTTTTGGCTCGGACGAGCCTATGGGAAGTTACGATGATATTGAAGATGCTGATGTTTTTTTCCTTATCGGTAGTAATGCGCCGGAAGCTCACCCTGTTCTCTGGGCCAAAATGCTTGAAAGAAGATCTGACGATCCAGATGTAGAATTGATAGTTGCCGATCCAAGAGAAACTAGAGCAACTAATGCTGCAGACGAAAAAATTATATTTAAACCAGGTACAGATCTTGCTCTTTTGAATAGTATAGCTAATGTAATAGTGGAAGAAGGACTTACAGATGATGAATTTATTGAAAATCATGTGAACTTTGAAGAAGATGATGAAGAAAGAAGCTTTGATGACTTTGTGCAATTTCTAAAAGATTATTCACCAGAAGATGTAGAAGAAATAGTCGGAATAGATGCAGAAAAAATCAAAGAACTTGCAAGAAAACTAGCAGACCCTGACAAAGATATGATGTCAATGTGGTGCATGGGAATAAATCAAAGGATAAGAGGAGTATGGGCTAATAATCTTATTCATAATATACATTTGATTACAGGAAAAATATGTAGACCTGGTTCCACGCCCTTTTCTTTGACTGGTCAGCCAAGTGCGTGTGGAAGTGTAAGAGAAGTAGGAGCACTATCCCATATGTTACCTGCACATAGAGTTGTAGAAAATCCTGACCATCGAGAAGAAATTGCAAAAATATGGGGTTGTGACACTGATGATATACAGGATGCACCAGGAAAACCTCTAATGGATATGTTTCAGGCAACTGTTGATGAAGAGATTAAAGGCATGTGGGTAATGTGTACTAATCCAGGTCATTCGCTTCCAAATGTAAATCACTATAGAGAAGGTATGAAAAAGGCCTTTTTGGTAGTATCAGAAGGTTATCATCCAACACGAACTTCTGAGCTTGCTGATGTTCTCTTACCTGCTGCAGTATGGTGTGAAAAAGAAGGTGTATATGGTAATGCAGAAAGACGAACCCAGCATATGGAAAAGGCGATAGAACCTCCAGAAGGGGTAAAGCCTGATGTATGGGCACTTTTGGAAGTTGCTAAAAGACTAGGATATGAAGAAAACTTTAATTATGAATCTCTTGATGAGATTTGGGATGAATATAGAGAAACCACACTCGATACAGGAATGGATGTAGCGCCGCTTGATAGATACAGGGAAGAACGGGGGCTTCGTTGGCCTGTACCTGATCCAGATGGACCTGAGACAGTAAGAAGGTTTGTTGCACCGGAGGATCCATATGTTGATGAAGAGGATGAAATTAAATTTTATAGTCAACCTGATGGTAGAGCCAAAGTTTTCCTAAGACCTCACAAAGGTCCAGCAGAAGAACCAACTGAAGATTACCCGTTCTATTTAACTACTGGTAGATTATTAGAACAATGGCATACCATGACAATGACCGGACAAGTTCCAGACTTGATTAAGATAGATGAAGTACAACGTGATGGTATAGAATGGTTTGTAGAAATGAACCCTGAAGACGCTGAGGAGTTAGGTTTAGAAAATGGAGAAAAAGTTAAGATTGAGTCGGAGCGTGGAGAGATAACTAGTAGAATTAAACTTGATGGTAGAGGCAAACCTCAAAAAGGATTGTTATACATGAACTTTCACGATGATGATAGAGATAGATTAGTTAATATAGTAGTGAATGATGCAGTTGATCAAGCTTCTCAGCAGCCTGAATACAAGATCAGTGCAGTTAATATTAAAAAAGCTTAA
- a CDS encoding SOS response-associated peptidase — MCGRYFLSKSFRELLNRYDIDEGNNHYDLTSLTDESFGGEIFPSQDAPVVLTKDSKKLVQMKWGFAPSFTNKLLINARGETVDQKPTFKKSILKHRCLIPAEAFFEWEKQADNKKLKRKIFVPDQEIFSLAGIYDKFHDKEGNEYFAYSILTVEANNEIKDIHHRMPVILAREEEDKWLEPLNNNITALKQIIRPYEQKLSII; from the coding sequence ATGTGTGGAAGGTACTTTCTTTCAAAAAGCTTTAGAGAACTTCTTAATAGGTATGATATAGATGAAGGTAATAATCATTATGACCTGACTAGTCTAACAGACGAATCTTTTGGTGGAGAGATTTTTCCATCTCAAGATGCACCTGTAGTGTTAACAAAAGATTCAAAAAAGCTTGTTCAAATGAAATGGGGCTTTGCTCCATCATTTACCAATAAGCTACTAATTAATGCAAGGGGGGAAACCGTCGATCAAAAACCTACATTTAAAAAATCTATTTTAAAACATAGATGCTTGATTCCTGCTGAGGCTTTTTTCGAGTGGGAAAAACAGGCTGATAATAAAAAATTAAAACGTAAAATATTTGTACCTGATCAAGAAATTTTTTCTCTAGCAGGTATATATGACAAATTTCATGATAAAGAAGGCAATGAATACTTTGCTTATTCAATTTTGACTGTTGAAGCAAATAATGAGATAAAAGATATTCATCATAGAATGCCTGTTATATTGGCTAGAGAAGAAGAAGATAAATGGCTTGAACCTTTAAATAATAATATTACAGCACTAAAACAGATTATTAGGCCATACGAGCAAAAACTAAGTATAATTTGA
- a CDS encoding 4Fe-4S binding protein → MLKNYTVSRYLTRSFIVLLLILPKFGFFTWTSVNLSNTLLYINPIFGLQALLTSPAFLTVSFLSIVAILTLIYILLGRIFCGWICPFGFFLELLHKARSKLFVNIVKTDNNTQTIYEFKYYFLMVLLVVTLITRVSILEVFSPLTMFKRIILFGFTMEIIFIFAVVAYDISSKNNGGWCFSLCPWGAFYSLLAKRRILSINVKSESCIKCLKCTSVCKGGEYILRPHIISEGERKVLSDCINCGDCIDNCPQNALKFDFNKSNLINKKTSSEKLTKEGY, encoded by the coding sequence TTGCTTAAAAACTATACTGTAAGCCGTTATTTAACCAGAAGTTTTATTGTTTTACTTTTGATTTTACCTAAGTTTGGGTTTTTTACTTGGACAAGTGTGAACCTAAGTAATACGTTACTTTATATCAATCCTATCTTTGGATTACAAGCACTACTTACAAGCCCTGCTTTTTTGACAGTAAGTTTTTTATCAATAGTTGCGATTTTGACATTAATATATATTTTGCTAGGCAGGATATTTTGTGGGTGGATTTGTCCTTTTGGATTTTTTTTAGAACTTTTACATAAAGCCCGCTCTAAATTATTTGTAAATATAGTAAAAACCGATAATAATACCCAAACAATTTATGAATTCAAATATTATTTTTTAATGGTTCTTTTGGTTGTTACTTTAATCACAAGAGTTTCTATCTTAGAAGTTTTTTCACCTTTAACAATGTTTAAAAGGATTATTTTATTTGGATTTACCATGGAAATAATATTCATATTTGCAGTTGTTGCATATGATATAAGTTCAAAAAACAATGGTGGTTGGTGCTTTAGCCTATGTCCCTGGGGAGCATTTTACTCCCTTTTAGCAAAAAGACGTATTTTAAGCATCAATGTAAAAAGTGAAAGTTGTATTAAATGCCTAAAATGTACAAGTGTTTGTAAAGGAGGAGAATACATCTTAAGACCTCATATTATCTCCGAAGGTGAAAGAAAAGTATTAAGTGATTGTATCAATTGTGGTGATTGTATAGATAATTGTCCCCAAAATGCTTTGAAATTTGACTTTAATAAGTCAAATTTAATTAATAAAAAGACATCATCAGAAAAATTAACTAAGGAGGGTTATTAA
- a CDS encoding energy-coupling factor transporter transmembrane component T family protein: MEKSSQINNNKIYDLDPRSKLLWALLMAAAALITTDLWLMIMQLAVVILVGSAGGIEWSKLWKMTKIMLILLIQLTIIQGLFHQTGDLLFEWNLIKLYSGGIYLGLLVSIRLFIWMNLFMQFLTWCHPDELALMLVKFKLPYRYAILGGLAFKFLPLLEKELKTIYDSQQIRGLELSTLSQKIKGFIPVILPLLLRALRRTHQVALSMELKGFGYASKRTFLKELKFNSKDIVFSTTSFVLFFLVIFINTLN, encoded by the coding sequence GTGGAAAAGTCAAGCCAAATCAACAACAATAAAATCTATGATTTAGATCCAAGGTCAAAACTTCTCTGGGCTTTATTAATGGCGGCTGCTGCGTTAATCACAACAGACCTATGGCTTATGATTATGCAATTAGCAGTTGTTATCCTAGTAGGTAGTGCAGGTGGAATAGAATGGTCAAAACTATGGAAAATGACAAAAATAATGTTAATCCTTTTGATCCAGCTTACTATAATTCAAGGGTTATTTCACCAAACAGGAGATTTACTTTTTGAATGGAATTTAATCAAACTTTACAGTGGAGGGATCTATCTTGGGCTTTTGGTTTCGATTAGATTATTTATCTGGATGAATTTATTTATGCAGTTTTTGACCTGGTGTCATCCTGATGAACTTGCTCTTATGCTTGTCAAATTCAAATTGCCCTATAGATATGCTATATTAGGTGGCCTTGCCTTCAAATTCTTGCCTTTATTAGAAAAAGAATTAAAAACTATATATGATAGCCAGCAAATTAGGGGCCTTGAACTATCAACACTTTCACAAAAAATCAAAGGTTTTATTCCGGTGATCCTGCCCCTCCTTCTTAGAGCACTTCGACGTACTCATCAGGTGGCACTGTCAATGGAACTTAAAGGATTTGGTTATGCTTCAAAAAGAACTTTCTTAAAAGAGTTAAAATTTAATTCTAAAGATATAGTATTTTCTACAACATCATTTGTATTATTTTTTCTAGTCATATTTATAAATACTCTAAATTAA
- a CDS encoding UbiD family decarboxylase gives MDHKLSSKYEPTAMVLELERMGKKPVIKFNNIDDNEIPVVANTIAGRERFALAMGVDEEDISFEYAKRITNRIEPKILDKAPFMENNLSGEDIDLNRFPILTHFPIDASPYITAGLVVTKDPKTGANTAGYHRMQLKGKDKLGISLHSRQRLWEYFRRAEENNQNLEAAVVLGVHPNISLGSMALVPYHLGKFEAMGGLFDEPMELTPCSTIDLEVPAWAEIVIEGEILANEREPEGPFAEFTGYACHRSTENVFKVINIQYRNNPIYQCITPGMCAEHNTIIAVQREGDLLNALNEKLPNIKNVHVPLSSCGLFHCYIAMKKTAEGQPLQAIFNAFAIDHHIKLAVVVDEDVDVFNEEEVLWAICTRMQADQDTIITPQNLGMGETLDPSTDELSRTAKMGIDATMSLDDFSPRIKTDPEVLNKVKKIISDL, from the coding sequence ATAGATCACAAATTATCTTCAAAGTATGAACCTACAGCAATGGTCCTAGAATTAGAAAGGATGGGTAAGAAGCCTGTAATCAAATTCAATAATATTGATGATAATGAAATACCTGTGGTAGCAAATACTATAGCGGGTAGAGAACGTTTTGCCCTTGCAATGGGTGTAGATGAAGAAGACATATCATTTGAATACGCCAAACGTATAACTAATAGAATAGAACCCAAAATTTTGGACAAGGCTCCTTTTATGGAAAATAATTTGTCTGGAGAAGATATAGATTTGAATAGATTCCCAATATTAACGCACTTTCCCATTGATGCCAGTCCATATATCACAGCAGGGCTTGTAGTTACCAAAGATCCAAAAACAGGTGCAAACACAGCTGGTTATCACCGTATGCAGCTAAAAGGTAAAGATAAACTTGGGATAAGTCTTCACTCTAGACAAAGGTTGTGGGAATACTTTAGACGCGCTGAAGAGAATAATCAAAATTTAGAAGCAGCAGTTGTCCTAGGTGTTCACCCAAATATTTCCCTTGGTTCTATGGCCCTTGTACCTTATCATCTAGGAAAATTTGAAGCAATGGGAGGACTTTTTGATGAACCTATGGAATTAACACCTTGTAGTACAATTGATTTAGAAGTACCTGCTTGGGCAGAGATTGTAATAGAAGGCGAGATTTTAGCTAATGAAAGAGAACCAGAAGGACCTTTTGCAGAATTCACAGGATATGCTTGTCATAGAAGCACGGAGAATGTTTTTAAGGTGATAAATATTCAGTACCGTAATAACCCGATATATCAATGTATTACACCAGGAATGTGCGCTGAACACAACACAATAATTGCTGTACAGCGAGAAGGGGATTTACTTAATGCTCTAAATGAAAAGCTTCCCAATATTAAAAATGTCCATGTCCCGCTCTCGAGCTGCGGTCTATTTCACTGTTATATTGCCATGAAAAAGACAGCCGAAGGCCAACCCCTGCAGGCTATATTTAATGCCTTTGCAATTGATCATCATATAAAACTAGCCGTAGTGGTTGACGAAGATGTGGATGTGTTTAACGAAGAAGAAGTTTTATGGGCGATATGTACAAGGATGCAGGCAGATCAAGATACGATTATAACTCCACAAAATCTTGGTATGGGTGAAACTTTAGACCCTTCAACTGATGAACTTAGTCGTACGGCAAAGATGGGAATCGATGCTACTATGTCCCTTGATGACTTTTCGCCTCGAATAAAAACAGACCCAGAGGTCCTTAATAAAGTAAAAAAGATAATATCAGATTTGTAA